The region GAGATTATGCTGGGACCCAACGGGGATGCTGCTTTTTTAGACCGTATTACGAATATTGTGGATGAGAAAATCTCAGACTTATGGAAAAGCGTAGGAGCACATATGACTCCGGAGGAGTATGAATACTTTAATGCCTTTCTTATCAACGGCTATATCGGATTTCTTCAAAAGTGGTTGATAACCGGTTGTAAGCAGTCACCAGAGGAAATGGCAGTATTTGCAGCTAATGTTCTTATTCCGACCATAAAGAACTCCCTTGAATTCAGTGGATTAATGAAGAATTACAATCATTTGAATTAAAGGACAGATAGATTTATATTTTGGAGTAATTTGAAGCAGCTACCATTATTGGTTTTGTAAAAAATAGGTACTGCATTTATTGGAAGCAATGGGTCTTGAAGCGATTGAGACATGTTCGGGTGCAATGCCTGGAAATGAATTGTTTAAGGTGACAGTATATTGTATGCAGCAGAAAAACCGCTAAGAAGGATTATCGCTCTCATACGTTTAAAGCTAAACAGTTGAGAGCGATTGGTAGAACGATTGGTAGAACGATTGGTAGAGCGGTTGATAGAACGATTATGTAAAAAGTACTTGAAAGAATATATAAAGGAGAAGATGCAATGAGTGGGAAAATTATTATGAACTTAGCCATCAGCATTGACGGATATATTGCTGATGAAAACGGCGGCTATGATTGGATCGTGGGACAAGGCGATACCTCTATTGATACAGCCGAAAAAAGTGATTTTATGGAGTTTCTTGCGGGCGTTGATATCGTTGTTATGGGTAAAAAATGCTATGATCAGGGTTTTGCTAAAGAATATCCAACAAAAACGGTATATGTAGCTACAAATGAAGTAAAAGATGATGAGGGCAATATCCATTTTATTAGTGGCGATATTGTAAGCAAATTTCAAAATGAAAAAAACAGCGGGAAAAATATATATCTGTTTGGGGGTGGTGGCTTGATAGATCACTTTGTCAAGGCTAATGCTATTGACGAATATATTGTGGGAATCATTCCAACGATACTTGGGAAAGGCCGTCCACTATTTTTAGGAAACAATCCAACAATACAGCTTCATCTTGATAAATACACCGTTAGCGATGGAGTTACTGTGTTACATTACTCAAGACGATAAAAGAAAAGTGGCTTAATGGAGTAAAAATTTGAAGAACATCACAATAAGGCAAAAGGGTCTGAAATATTCAAAATTTTCGGTCATAGAGGAGAGCTGCATTTAATACTACAAGAACAGATCCAACATTATGAACCAAAGCTCCTGAAATAGGGTTTAACAAACCTAAAACAGACAGAACAATCGCAATAGCATTGATACACATAGAAGCAGTTATATTACCCTTTATTGTACGGATTGTGGAAGTGGAAAGTCTTTTTATGTATGGGATTTTGGCAATATCATCGCCCATTATTGCAATATCAGCTGCTTCTATTGCAATATCACTTCCAATGCTTCCCATGGCAATACTGACATTAGCCATTTTTAACGCCGGAGCATCATTTATTCCATCTCCTACCATGCAGACAATTTTGTTTTCTTGTTTTTGGAGTTTTTCTATGCTTTCAACTTTCTCGGTAGGAAGAAGCTCTGAATAGATGTTTGTAATACCTATCTGAGCTGCTACATACTCGGCTGTAAGCTGATTGTCTCCAGTTAGTAAAACCACATCGGTATTCATGGAATGAAGTTTGTCTATCACATCTTTCGCAGTTTCCTTGATTGTATCTGACAGTGCGATGATACCAATGACGGTATGTTCTTCTGCTAAGATGAGGGAAGCTTTGCCTTGATTTCTTAAGCAATCAAGTTTCTCTAAGATGTGATTTTCAATGGATATTTTATGATCTGAAAGGAATGTTGTGTTCCCACAGTAAATCATTTTTCCTGATGAAAGCCCCATTACGCCTTGTCCTGGAATCATCATAAAGTCAGATATTTCAGTAAGTAAAAGATTTTGACTTTTTGCAAATTTTACAATTGCTTTTCCAAGAGGATGTTCAGAGTAAGATTCTATGGAAGCTCCTTTTAAAAGTACTGAACTTTCAGTCTCAGAATCAATGAAAGGTATAATGTCAGAAACTTGTAAATTGCCATAGGTGAGTGTTCCGGTTTTGTCAAATGTTATACAATTGACCATTCCCATACGTTCCAGTGCCTCACCGGATTTTATTAAGACACCGTGTTTTGTTGCCTGACCAATGGCAGCCATAATGGAGGTTGGTGTGGCAAGCGCCAGTGCACATGGACAGAATACAACAAGGACAGTTACAGTTCTTACAATATCTTTTGTGATGATATATGCAACGATCGCAATAAGAAGAGCGATGGGAACAAGCCAGGTAGCCCATTTATCAACAATTTTCTGCATGGGAGCTTTTTTGTTCTCTGCTTCTTTGACAAGTAAAATCATTTTTTGCAAGGACGAATCTTTTCCAACTTGGACAGCTTTTATATCAATGGTTCCAAAACAGTTCATTGTTCCACAGAAAACAGTATCATTTGTAGATTTATCAACAGGAAGGGATTCACCGGTAATGACAGATTGATCGACAGAGCTATTCCCATTCATGATGATTCCATCAATAGGAATTGCCTCCCCAGGTAAGATGCGAAGCAAATCATTTATCTGTATTTGTTCAGTAGGTATCATTTCTTCATAGTACCCGTTCCCATTTGTAATCAGCTTTCTGCCTTGTGTTGGGATGAGTGACACAAGGTTACCGATTCCCTTTTTTGCTCTGGCTACGGTCATATCCTCAAGTATAGCTCCGATGGCCATGATAAATGCAACTTCACCAGCAGCAAATAACTCACCAATGAAAATGGAAGCAATCATGGCAATAGAAATCAAAAGGGCAGAGGAAATCCATTTTTGGAATATGAGCCTTGTGAAAGCGAGATATAATAACGGTAAACCCGAAATGAAAACCGTAATCCATGCAGGGTCAATTGGAAGTTTTTTATTGGTGATCATCAGAATGAAAGAAATAATTAGAAATATGCCAGAGAAAACAGTTAATTTGGTTCCTGCTAAAAAGTTAGTGAATTTTTTCATTTTGTTATTCCTCGCTATTCTTACTATAATATAGTACACTTTATTTGATAACTAACATTCTGTTCTACTATTATTATATTTTACCGTATTGTATTATCAACAATCAAAAATGGTAGATTGTAAGTTATGAAACAAATTATTGTTTTTGTACGGAAAGGAACTGGTATGGATAGAAGGATACAGAAAACAAGAGATTCGATATTTACGGCATTTAGCAGATTACTTTCAATGAAAAAATATTCACAGATAACGGTTCAGGATATTATAGATGAGGCCAATATTGGGAGAAGCACATTTTATGCCCATTTTGAGACAAAAGATCAATTGTTGGATGAATTGTGTCGGGATATTTTTGATCATATTTTTGCTAAAGATTTATCTTCAGAACAGCATCATGATTTTTCGGGGAACAAGGACTTTGAAGCGAAGATTACTCATATTTTATATCATTTGAAAGAAAGTAAGCATGACATGAAGTCAATTCTAACTTATGAAAGTGCTGATATCTTTTGGAGTTATTTTAAGAGGTATTTTGAAAAGCTATTTGCAGACTTTATAGATAGTGAAAGATATCATAATGTACCAGAGGAGTTTCTGTTGAACCATATGGCGGGCAGCTTTGTTGAGCTGGTAAAGTGGTGGATGAAAAAAGATATGAAGCCAGAACCAGAAGTTGTAGCATCCTATTTCATAGAAGTAATAAAGAAGTGAAAAAGAAGTGAAAAAGAAGTGAAAAAGAAGTGAAAAAGAAGTGAAAAAGAAGTGAAAAAGAAGTCATGAAAAGGAATCTATGAAAAAGAAGTAATTCTGTTAAAGAAGAGAAAATATAAGTTAATAGTAAAATAACCTAGCCGAACGATAGCATTCGTATGAATTGGTTGTGTTTTGGAATTCAAAGATTCTGTCCTATGCAGAATCTTTTTTTGATGAAATGGAGAGATTATTCAAACTTTTGGAAGAGATGACGAGATTTGTTATCATTGACATATAAAAGTTATAATGATACTATTTTAAAATAACAATTTAGATCTTTAAGGTGCTTGGTGTCATGCCGTTAGGTATTGAAGTCCAAGATAATAGGGAAATGGGTGAAAATCCCATACGGTCTCGCCGCTGTGAAGGAAGAATCATATCTTGAATATCACTGTGTAAAATTACATGGGAAGATGAGATATGGTGTTGACGCCTGAGTCAGAAGACCTGCCTTAAGATAGTTTTTACACTTATTTACGAATGATGATTAGGTGTAATTGGGATAGCACCATGGGGAAGCTATCTCCTTTTACGCCTTTTACAATTTATGTAAAAGGCTTTTTTTTGTTTGCACAGTATTGTCGAACTATTATTTAAATATTTGGAGGAAGTAAAGTGAGTATCCGCATGTTGGGAATTGATCATAATAAAGCATCTATCGAGGAACGAGAAATATTTTCGTTTACGAAAAAAATGGCAGCGGATGTTTTACTTAATATAAAAGAAATAGAAGGAATCAATGGTTGTATTATTTTATCAACCTGTAATCGAATGGAAGTGTGGGTTAGCTGCTTTGAAGAATTTGAAACTTCTATTTATGAAATTTTATGTTCAATAAAAAAGGTTGACGACAATCGATATAGACATTGTTTTATTGAACGTGGTGGGTATGACGCCATAGAGCATTTGTTTTATATGACCTGTGGCTTAAAGTCAAAAATCATTGGAGAAGACCAGATTCTGACACAGGTAAGAGAGGCATTGGAGCTCAGTAGAGAGAACTACTGTACCGACAGTGTTTTAGAAACACTGTTTCGTTTCGCCATTACTTCGGCAAAGCAGGTCAAGACACAGATACATTTATCTGTAGTGAATTCTTCTGTCATTCATCATGTGGTTCATGAGCTTAAATTATCTAATTATCTCTTTAAGGGAAAGAAATGCCTGGTTATTGGCAATGGTGAAATGGGGAAATTAGCAGCGACAAAGCTAGAAGAGGAAGGTTCCGATGTTACTGTAACAGTCAGACAATATCGAAGTGGTATCATTGAAATACCAGTTGGATGCAATAGAATCAATTACGGAGACCGACTTGAACATATCGTGGAATACGACTTTGTTATAAGTGCTACTTCAAGTCCTAATATGACAATTCATTTGGAGCAGTTAAGTAATCTGGAGTTTAAGAAACCAGTATTATTTATTGATTTGGCTGTTCCAAGGGATATCGATCCAAGGATTACGGAACTAAAAAATATAACGTTGTACGATATTGATCATTTCAAAGTGGAAACTGTATCTGATGAAATGAAAACACAGCTTCGTCAAATCGATGAGATACTAAAAACTAAGATGGATGAGTTTATATCCTGGTATGAGTGCAGGGGCATCATCAAGGTTGTACAGACGTTAAGTGAAAATGCAGCGATCGATGTGGGGCTAAGAATTGATAAAACGATGAAAAAAATAGAAATGGACAGTAACGATAAAGAATTATTAGCAGCAACAGTACATTCTGCAACGAATAAAGTTGTCAGTAAGTTGATGTTTGGGTTAAGAGATCATGTAAGTGCTGCTACATTTCAGGAATGTATGGTAGCACTAAAAAATATATATTAGGAGAAAAGAGTCATGTCTGAGGATGCAGCTGCATATTTTCCATTATTCGTTGATTTGAATAAGAAAGAGATAGTGGTATTTGGTGGAGGGAAGATTGCTACACGAAGGATTTTATCTTTATTGGATTTTGGAGCCGATATTACAGTAGTTTCTCCAGCATGTACCAAGGAGATTTCGGAGCTGTCAGCTCAAAATAAGCTTGTTTTGGAACAAAGATGCTATATGGTAGGTGAAATTAAGATGCCCTATATGGTACTGGCAGCAACCAATGATCCTATAGTCAATGACATGATACATAGAGAGTGTAAAGAAAAAGGGATTCTTATAAATGTAGCTTCGGATCAGACAAAATCTGATTTCTTTTTTCCAGGACTTGCTGTCCAGAAACCCATAGTAATTGGTGTTACAGCAAGTGGTAAGGATCATAAAAAGGTAAAAGTAATTACCCAGAAAATAAGAGATATGCTAAAAGGTGAGTGATGACAATGAGAATAATTCGTATCGGAAGCAGAGAAAGTGAACTGGCAGTTAGACAGTCGAGAATACTGATTGATTCTATAAAACAATATCATAATGAAATAGAGACTGAGCTTATTACCATGAAGACGACAGGAGATATCATACTGGATAAAAGCCTAGACAAAATTGGAGGAAAAGGTCTCTTTGTAAAGGAGCTAGATTTAGCGCTTATCGAAGGGAGAAGTGACCTGTCGGTACATAGCTTAAAGGATATGCCAATGGAAACGCCGGAGGAATTACCTATTTTAGCATTTTCAAAAAGGGAGGATCCAAGAGATGCGCTGGTTTTACCATTAGGATGTACAGAAATTGACCCTGTTTTACCAATTGGATGTTCCAGCCAGAGACGAATGCTTCAACTAAAAAAGATTTATCCAGGTGCCAATTATAAAGGAATCAGAGGAAATGTACTTACTAGGCTTGAGAAACTTGATAGAGGAGAATATGGTGCTCTTGTCTTAGCTGCGGCAGGGTTAAAGAGATTGGGATTAGAAAGCCGTATCAGCCGAATCTTTACGACGGAGGAAATTATTCCAGCTGCCGGACAGGGGATACTGGCTGTTCAGGGAAGAGCGGGTGAAAGTTATGAATTCTTAAAACAATTTCATAATGAAGAGGCAACCTTTCAAGCAGTATGTGAGAGAGCATTTGTAAAGACATTGAATGGAGGATGCAGTTCCCCGGTAGCAGCATATGCAAAGGTTGAAGATGAAATGATTACAGTAACAGGCTTATATTTCGATGAAATAACCGGTGATTATATCACTGGAAATCTTACCGGAAAGAAGGAAGATGCAGAGCAACTGGGGGAGATGTTAGCGAATAAGCTTAGAACGGAATGGTGCATGCGATGAAGAAAGGGAAGGTTTGGCTTGTAGGAGCAGGTCCTGCAGAAACAGACTTACTGACAATTAAAGCAAAAAAGGCAATCGAGCAGGCTGATGTGGTAGTTTACGACAGACTGGTTGGTCAGGGAATCCTGATGATGATACCTGAGGATGTAAAATGTATTGATGTTGGGAAGTGTGCTGGAAATCATACGATGCCTCAAAAACAAATTAATCAAATTTTATTACAAGAAGCTATGTCTGGCAAACAAGTTGTACGCTTAAAAGGTGGAGATCCGTTCCTATTTGGAAGAGGCGGAGAAGAACTCGAGTTGTTAAGTGAATATGACATACCCTTTGAAATAGTACCCGGTATAACATCTGCCATATCCGTACCAGCATATCATGGAATTCCGGTAACCCATCGTGATTATTGTTCTTCCGTTCATATCATTACGGGGCATAGGGGAAAAGATAAGCCCTATGATATAGATTTTGATGCACTTGTTCGCACCAAGGGAACGCTGGTATTTTTGATGGGGGCTTCCGCTCTGGGAGATATTTGCGATGGATTAATGAGGGCAGGTATAGAAACAGATATGCCAGCTGCAATCCTACAAAAAGGTACTACATCAAAGCAAAAACAAATTGTTGCGACAATTGGTACGCTAGAACAGGAAGTAAAAAGACAAGGGGTCGAAACTCCAGCAATTATCGTAGTGGGGAAAGTATGTCAGCTAGCGAATGATTTTTCCTGGTACGAAAAACGTCCATTATCAGGTAAGAAGATTGTGGTTACCAGACCGAAGGAGCTAGTTTCAACTCTTTCTGAAAAGCTGAAAAGTAAGGGAGCTGAAGTATTGGAGATTCCAACCATACGAATTGCTCCATTAAAAAATAATATTGTTTTGAAAAATACACTTTTGCAACTAGATCAGTTTCAATGGCTGGTATTTACAAGCCCTTCCGGAGTAGATGTCTTTTTTAACGCGATGAAGGAAGAAAAAATAGACATCAGAAAGCTGGCTAATCTAAAAGTTGCAGTTGTTGGTGAAGGAACCAAAAAGAAAGTGGAAGACAGGGGAATCCTGGTTGACCTGATTCCGGAAAATTACTATGGGAAATCCCTTGGAAAATCAATCAGAATGAGTTGCTGCGACGGAGATAGAATCCTTATTCCGAGGGCAAGTATTGGAAATGAAGAAATCATGGAAGAGATTAAAAAGAATCCACTGTTGGAAGTTATGGATATTCCAATCTATGATACGGTATATTCTACACCAGACATAATTAACTTAAAGGATGAATTTGAACGTGGAAATATTGATTTTGCCGTATTTACAAGTAAATCTACGGTGACGGGATTTGTCAAGGCAACAAAAGACTTGGATTATCACTTAGTGAATGCAGTTTGTATTGGAGAGCAGACCAGGGATGAAGCACAGAAAAATAATATGAAAACCTGGATGTCAAAAAAGGCTACAATTGATAGTCTTGTTGAAACGATCGAAGAGTTAGCAAGTGTTATATAGAGTGATGAATAGAATGCATTGAATGTATAGAGAGGCATGGCGGTAAAAATGGATATGATACAAAGACCAAGAAGACTAAGAAACAATTCGATACTCAGAAAAATGGTGAGAGAAACCAGAATGGATAAATCCTCCTTAGTATATCCTGTGTTTATTAAAGGAGGAGTAGGAATTGAAGAAGAAATCAAATCTATGGAGGGACAGTTTCGCTACAGTATTGACCGTCTTCCATATAAGCTAGAGGAATTAGCGAAAGCTGGCATTGATAAAGTTTTATTGTTTGGAATTCCGGAAGAAAAAGATGAATGTGGAAGTTCTGCATTTGATGATAATGGAATCATTCAGAAAGCACTTCGTTCCTTAAAAATGCAATTTCCCGAGATGTACTGTATCACTGATGTATGCATGTGTGAGTATACCTCCCATGGTCATTGTGGAATCTTAAATGGCGATAAGGTTGATAATGACAAGACATTAGAGTATTTGGCGAAGATAGCATTATCTCATGCAGAGGCTGGAGCAGATATGATTGCACCGTCTGATATGATGGATGGCAGGATAGGGGCGATTAGAAGAATGTTAGATAGCAATCAATTAGAACATATTCCTATCATGTCCTATGCAGTAAAGTATGCATCAGCTTTTTATGGACCATTCCGAGAAGCAGCAGGCTCAGCTCCTGCTTTTGGCGATCGCAAAACCTATCAAATGGATTATCACAATAAAAGAGAAGCAATGAAAGAGGCATTGCTTGATATAGAAGAGGGTGCAGACATTATTATGGTAAAGCCGGCACTTTCTTATCACGACGTAATCAACGAGGTGTCCAATGCTGTACAAGTTCCTGTTGCTGCGTATAGTGTAAGTGGAGAATACGCAATGGTAAAAGCAGCTGCAAAGGCTGGATTTATTAACGAAGCAGATGTTATATGCGAAATGGCAACAGGTGCATATCGAGCGGGTGCGAGTATCTATATTACTTATTTTGCAAATGAACTGGCAAGATATATGGATGAAGGGAGAATTGGCTAATGACTAGATCAGAAGAACTTTTTAAAGAAGCACTTAAGGTTATCCCAGGTGGAGTTAATAGTCCGGTAAGGGCATTTGGTTCTGTCGGAGAAAGTCCAAGGTTTATTAAGAGGGCAGAGGGTGCCCATTTGTATGACGTAGATGGTAAAGAATATATTGATTATATCTGTTCCTGGGGACCAATGATTTTAGGACATAATCATCCAGATATTTTAGAAAGTGTAGTACAAGCCTGTCAGAATGGTTTAAGCTTCGGAGCTGTCACAGAGATGGAAGTTAAGATGGCAAAGCTGATTTGCGAGTTGGTTCCTTCGATTGAAATGGTTCGTATGGTGAATTCAGGCACCGAGGCTGTTATGAGTGCCATTCGTGTTGCAAGGGGCTATACCGGTAGAAACAAAATAATAAAATTCAATGGGTGCTATCATGGACATAGCGACGGTCTGCTTGTAAAAGCGGGATCAGGTGTAATGACAGCGGGAGTTCCGGATAGTCTTGGCGTACCAAAAGGGTGTACGGAGGATACTCTTACTGCAAATTATAATGATATTACCGGTGTTCAGGAATTATTTAACCAATATAGGAGTGATATTGCAGCAGTAATTGTTGAACCAGTAGCTGCCAATATGGGAGTTGTTCTTCCGAAGGAAGGTTTTTTACACGGATTAAGAAAGCTATGTAATGAGAATGGGACAGTACTTATTTTCGATGAGGTAATCACAGGTTTTCGTCTTGGGATAGATGGTGCCCAGGGGTATTATGGGGTAACACCGGATTTGACTACTTACGGAAAAATCATAGGAGCAGGTATGCCAGTTGGAGCCTATGGGGGGCGTAAAGAAATCATGGAAGTCGTAGCACCCCTTGGAGCCGTATACCAGGCAGGAACCTTAAGCGGTAATCCGGTTGCTATGACGGCGGGCTATACTCAGCTGACAATTTTAAAAGAAAATCCAGATTATTATACAAAGCTAAATCAGATGGGTGAGCTGTTATTTGGTGATATTGAGATGAAATTCAGACGTGCTGGAATTCCATTTCAAATGAATCATGTCGGTTCTTTAGGAAGCTTGTTCTTTGCCAAGGAGGAAGTGTATGATTATCAATCTGCAAAGGCTTCTGATACAGAACAATATAAAGCATATTTTAAATATATGCTAAATAAGGGCATTTATTTGGCACCTGCACAGTTTGAAGCTATGTTCTTATCTGTGGCACATGGAGAAGAAGAAATAAAACAAACATTAGATACAATGGATGGTTTTTTAGAGTCAGTAAGATAAAATAAGGCTTTTAAAAATCAGAAAGATAAAATAAGTTTTTTAGAGCCAGCAAGATAGAATAAGTCTTGATCTGATTCTGAGCACTCTGGGGAACTCCCTTATACACAGCTTTGTGGTTGATTAAGTACTCATTCTTTGAAAGGAGGTTCAGATTCACTTGGAATATAAGAACGGACTGGAAGATTTGTATATATTAAAGGATAACAAGAAATTAAGATATGGATATACTACCGGATCGTGTGCGGCTGCAGCGGCTAAGGCAGCAACCTTAATGCTGCTTTGTAAAACAGAAGTACATTATGTGGATCTGATGACTCCGAAGGGGATCCGATTAAATCTCAAAATTTTAGATATTATCATGGAAGAGGATTCTGTTACTTGCGCTGTGCAAAAGGATAGTGGAGATGATCCGGATGTAACCAATGGTATTATGGTATATGCAAAGGTTTCTAAGAATGAGGAAGGAACTGTTTGTATTGATGGTGGTATTGGTGTTGGAAGGGTAACAAAAGCAGGATTGGAGCAGCCCAAAGGTAATGCGGCAATCAATAGAGTTCCAAGACAAATGATTACAGATGCTGTAATGGAAGTATGCGATGAAAATGATTATGCCAGCGGAATCAATGTAGAGATCATCATTCCTCAGGGAGTTGAAATAGCAAAACGAACCTTTAATCCCAATTTAGGGATTGTGGGTGGTATTTCTGTGCTTGGAACCAGTGGTATCGTAGAGCCGATGAGTGAAGCTGCACTCATTGAAAGTATTCGTGTCGAAATGAAAATGGCTGTGGCAAACGGAGCAGAATATCTACTACTTTCACCAGGTAATTATGGTGCGGACTTTACAAAGGAAAACCTGTCCATTCCCAACGTGCAATCCATTAAGTTTAGTAATTATGTGGGAGAAGCGATTGATATCGCAAATGAGTTAGGTGTAAAAGGGATATTATTTATCAGCCATATTGGAAAGTTCATAAAAGTGGCGGGTGGTATCATGAATACCCATTCCAAATACGCAGATGCAAGAATGGAGATTCTTGCGGCAAATGCTGTTTTAGCAGGAGCCTCTATCCATACTTTAGAAGAAATATTAAAATGTGTAACCACCGATGAGGCACTTGCCATATTAGAATTATCTGGAATAACGGAAAAAACAATGGAGCATGTAGTGGAAAAGATAAAACATTACCTGAATCGCAGAGCGTATGAATCCATGGAAATAGGTGCCATTATCTTTTCTAACGAGTATGGAATATTAGGACAAACAGAAAATGCAAAGGAGTTACTTCGATGTTTGGAAAATTGTACGGAGTAGGAGTTGGGCCGGGAGATCCGGAGCTATTAACCATAAAGGCAGTAAGGATTCTAAAAGAAGCAGACATTCTTGCGGTGCCAGGAGAAGAAAAGGAAAGTAGCGTTGCCTATAAAATTGCAAGTCAGTCAGTAAAAGAGATTGACAACAAGAAAATCATTTCTATCCATATGCCAATGACAAAGGATGAAAAACGTCTGGAGGAGAGTCATAACAACGGGGCTGGTGAAATCATCAGTTATTTAGAACAAGGAAAAAATGTGGCATTCCTCACTTTGGGAGACCCAACTATCTATTCCACCTATATCTATTTACATAAGATAGTAAGTGAAAGAGGTTATGAAACAGAAATCATAAGCGGGATTCCATCCTTTTGTGCGGTAGCTGCAAAACTAAATCAAGGGTTGGTGGAGAAAAACGAGCAGTTACATGTGGTTCCATCTTCCTATGATATTAAGGATGCCATGGAGCTTTCTGGTACGAAAGTATTGATGAAATCCGGTAAAAAAATAAGCTCAGTGGTAGAACACCTGAAAACACTTAATTGTCAGGCTTCCATGGTTGAAAACTGTGGAATGGAAAACGAAAGAATTTATCAAAGTCTGGATGAAATAAAGGATGATGCAGGTTACTATTCGTTAATTATTGTAAAGGAGAATTAGAATGGTACATTTTGTTGGTGCGGGATCAGGGGCGGCTGATTTGATTACTGTCCGTGGGCATGGGCTTTTAAAGGAAGCAGACATTATTATTTACGCAGGATCTTTGGTGA is a window of Lachnoclostridium phytofermentans ISDg DNA encoding:
- a CDS encoding TetR/AcrR family transcriptional regulator, which produces MKQIIVFVRKGTGMDRRIQKTRDSIFTAFSRLLSMKKYSQITVQDIIDEANIGRSTFYAHFETKDQLLDELCRDIFDHIFAKDLSSEQHHDFSGNKDFEAKITHILYHLKESKHDMKSILTYESADIFWSYFKRYFEKLFADFIDSERYHNVPEEFLLNHMAGSFVELVKWWMKKDMKPEPEVVASYFIEVIKK
- a CDS encoding precorrin-2 dehydrogenase/sirohydrochlorin ferrochelatase family protein produces the protein MSEDAAAYFPLFVDLNKKEIVVFGGGKIATRRILSLLDFGADITVVSPACTKEISELSAQNKLVLEQRCYMVGEIKMPYMVLAATNDPIVNDMIHRECKEKGILINVASDQTKSDFFFPGLAVQKPIVIGVTASGKDHKKVKVITQKIRDMLKGE
- the cobA gene encoding uroporphyrinogen-III C-methyltransferase is translated as MKKGKVWLVGAGPAETDLLTIKAKKAIEQADVVVYDRLVGQGILMMIPEDVKCIDVGKCAGNHTMPQKQINQILLQEAMSGKQVVRLKGGDPFLFGRGGEELELLSEYDIPFEIVPGITSAISVPAYHGIPVTHRDYCSSVHIITGHRGKDKPYDIDFDALVRTKGTLVFLMGASALGDICDGLMRAGIETDMPAAILQKGTTSKQKQIVATIGTLEQEVKRQGVETPAIIVVGKVCQLANDFSWYEKRPLSGKKIVVTRPKELVSTLSEKLKSKGAEVLEIPTIRIAPLKNNIVLKNTLLQLDQFQWLVFTSPSGVDVFFNAMKEEKIDIRKLANLKVAVVGEGTKKKVEDRGILVDLIPENYYGKSLGKSIRMSCCDGDRILIPRASIGNEEIMEEIKKNPLLEVMDIPIYDTVYSTPDIINLKDEFERGNIDFAVFTSKSTVTGFVKATKDLDYHLVNAVCIGEQTRDEAQKNNMKTWMSKKATIDSLVETIEELASVI
- a CDS encoding heavy metal translocating P-type ATPase is translated as MKKFTNFLAGTKLTVFSGIFLIISFILMITNKKLPIDPAWITVFISGLPLLYLAFTRLIFQKWISSALLISIAMIASIFIGELFAAGEVAFIMAIGAILEDMTVARAKKGIGNLVSLIPTQGRKLITNGNGYYEEMIPTEQIQINDLLRILPGEAIPIDGIIMNGNSSVDQSVITGESLPVDKSTNDTVFCGTMNCFGTIDIKAVQVGKDSSLQKMILLVKEAENKKAPMQKIVDKWATWLVPIALLIAIVAYIITKDIVRTVTVLVVFCPCALALATPTSIMAAIGQATKHGVLIKSGEALERMGMVNCITFDKTGTLTYGNLQVSDIIPFIDSETESSVLLKGASIESYSEHPLGKAIVKFAKSQNLLLTEISDFMMIPGQGVMGLSSGKMIYCGNTTFLSDHKISIENHILEKLDCLRNQGKASLILAEEHTVIGIIALSDTIKETAKDVIDKLHSMNTDVVLLTGDNQLTAEYVAAQIGITNIYSELLPTEKVESIEKLQKQENKIVCMVGDGINDAPALKMANVSIAMGSIGSDIAIEAADIAIMGDDIAKIPYIKRLSTSTIRTIKGNITASMCINAIAIVLSVLGLLNPISGALVHNVGSVLVVLNAALLYDRKF
- the hemC gene encoding hydroxymethylbilane synthase, with the translated sequence MRIIRIGSRESELAVRQSRILIDSIKQYHNEIETELITMKTTGDIILDKSLDKIGGKGLFVKELDLALIEGRSDLSVHSLKDMPMETPEELPILAFSKREDPRDALVLPLGCTEIDPVLPIGCSSQRRMLQLKKIYPGANYKGIRGNVLTRLEKLDRGEYGALVLAAAGLKRLGLESRISRIFTTEEIIPAAGQGILAVQGRAGESYEFLKQFHNEEATFQAVCERAFVKTLNGGCSSPVAAYAKVEDEMITVTGLYFDEITGDYITGNLTGKKEDAEQLGEMLANKLRTEWCMR
- a CDS encoding dihydrofolate reductase family protein, yielding MSGKIIMNLAISIDGYIADENGGYDWIVGQGDTSIDTAEKSDFMEFLAGVDIVVMGKKCYDQGFAKEYPTKTVYVATNEVKDDEGNIHFISGDIVSKFQNEKNSGKNIYLFGGGGLIDHFVKANAIDEYIVGIIPTILGKGRPLFLGNNPTIQLHLDKYTVSDGVTVLHYSRR
- the hemA gene encoding glutamyl-tRNA reductase — translated: MSIRMLGIDHNKASIEEREIFSFTKKMAADVLLNIKEIEGINGCIILSTCNRMEVWVSCFEEFETSIYEILCSIKKVDDNRYRHCFIERGGYDAIEHLFYMTCGLKSKIIGEDQILTQVREALELSRENYCTDSVLETLFRFAITSAKQVKTQIHLSVVNSSVIHHVVHELKLSNYLFKGKKCLVIGNGEMGKLAATKLEEEGSDVTVTVRQYRSGIIEIPVGCNRINYGDRLEHIVEYDFVISATSSPNMTIHLEQLSNLEFKKPVLFIDLAVPRDIDPRITELKNITLYDIDHFKVETVSDEMKTQLRQIDEILKTKMDEFISWYECRGIIKVVQTLSENAAIDVGLRIDKTMKKIEMDSNDKELLAATVHSATNKVVSKLMFGLRDHVSAATFQECMVALKNIY